The following are from one region of the Wenzhouxiangella sp. XN201 genome:
- a CDS encoding phospholipase D family protein, translating to MPVFWFRRTERPAPADSAALPRETGQQTQLGQTLAEQLSEHPGESGLHPLNDPLDAFAARYLLAHAAERTLDVQYYIWGNDLTGALMLSALLEAANRGVRVRLLLDDNGIQGLDDRLAALDSHENIEVRLFNPFALRWPRWVNYLTDFRRINRRMHNKSFTADSQATVVGGRNIADEYFAAGTGLLFADLDVIAVGRVIEDVAADFDRYWNSESAWPIENLIEPTENDPIGYLRLEARQFEQDERTIAYLDKFEHSAFIEAFLDGRLEMFWGRAELVSDDPHKILDKPGSKGPLSEQLREAVGLPTDRIYVVSPYFVPTRSGAKLFTELAESGVEVVVLTNSLEATDVAAVHSGYSRYRKRLLKAGVKLYEMQRLSGQERMRGKGPLGSSGSSLHAKTFAVDGKRVFVGSFNFDPRSAQLNTEMGLLIDSPELAGQLAETFAGEVPQYAYSVHLDGHGGLYWIERTESGKVRHEHEPHTSAWKRMGVAILARLPIVWLL from the coding sequence ATGCCGGTCTTCTGGTTCCGGCGGACTGAACGCCCCGCACCGGCCGATTCGGCCGCGCTGCCGCGCGAAACCGGGCAACAAACACAGCTGGGCCAGACGCTCGCCGAGCAGCTCAGCGAGCATCCCGGCGAGAGCGGCCTCCACCCACTTAACGACCCGCTCGACGCCTTCGCCGCGCGTTACCTGTTGGCACACGCCGCCGAACGCACGCTCGATGTGCAGTACTACATCTGGGGCAATGACCTGACCGGTGCGCTGATGCTGAGTGCCCTGCTCGAGGCGGCCAACCGTGGCGTTCGCGTGCGGCTTTTGCTCGACGACAACGGCATCCAGGGCCTGGACGACAGGCTGGCGGCCCTGGACAGCCACGAAAACATCGAGGTGCGGCTGTTCAATCCCTTCGCCCTGCGCTGGCCGCGTTGGGTCAACTACCTGACCGATTTCCGTCGCATCAATCGGCGCATGCACAACAAGTCCTTCACTGCCGACAGCCAGGCTACCGTTGTCGGTGGGCGTAACATCGCCGACGAGTACTTTGCCGCCGGCACTGGTTTGCTGTTTGCCGATCTGGACGTGATCGCCGTCGGCCGGGTGATCGAGGACGTCGCGGCCGATTTCGACCGCTACTGGAACAGCGAGTCGGCCTGGCCGATCGAGAATCTGATCGAGCCCACGGAAAACGACCCGATCGGCTACCTGCGCCTGGAAGCCCGCCAGTTCGAACAGGACGAGCGGACAATCGCCTACCTCGACAAGTTCGAGCACTCGGCTTTCATCGAAGCTTTTCTCGACGGCCGGCTGGAAATGTTCTGGGGGCGAGCGGAACTGGTTAGCGACGACCCTCACAAGATCCTGGACAAGCCCGGCTCGAAGGGTCCGCTCAGCGAGCAGCTGCGGGAAGCCGTCGGTCTTCCGACCGATCGGATCTACGTGGTCTCGCCGTACTTCGTACCGACACGCTCTGGCGCGAAACTATTCACGGAGCTGGCCGAAAGCGGGGTGGAAGTGGTCGTGCTGACCAATTCCCTGGAAGCCACCGACGTCGCCGCCGTGCATTCGGGCTACAGCCGCTATCGCAAACGCTTGCTCAAGGCCGGCGTGAAGCTCTACGAGATGCAGCGTCTCTCGGGACAGGAGCGGATGCGGGGCAAGGGGCCGCTGGGGAGCTCGGGATCGAGCCTGCACGCCAAGACCTTCGCTGTAGACGGCAAACGCGTGTTCGTCGGATCGTTCAACTTCGACCCCCGCTCGGCACAACTCAATACCGAGATGGGCCTGTTGATCGACAGCCCGGAACTGGCCGGGCAATTGGCCGAGACCTTTGCCGGGGAAGTCCCGCAGTACGCCTACTCGGTGCACCTCGACGGCCACGGCGGGCTGTACTGGATCGAGCGAACCGAGTCGGGCAAGGTCCGCCACGAGCACGAGCCGCACACCAGCGCGTGGAAGCGCATGGGCGTGGCCATCCTGGCACGACTACCGATCGTCTGGCTGCTCTAG
- a CDS encoding SAM-dependent methyltransferase, giving the protein MSENATSIGRLSVVGTGIRPGGHLTRETQHVIAAADRVFTVVDGLTLERLREINAGIESLQDSYAVGRQRDDSYAEMVRRILAPLEEGRHVCAAFYGHPGVFVWPAHEAVRQARAAGYRAVMYPGISAEDCLFADLGLDPAVHGCQSFEATDFLLHARRFDPTAALILWQPITLGDLGRKAFEHDPEWVRVLAEVLGETYPAEHPVTIYEAAVFPLDEARIEPVPLNRLHEARFTQASTLYLPPAGAPELSAERLERLGVRASDLVLGAYQQYRRGN; this is encoded by the coding sequence ATGTCGGAAAACGCCACAAGCATCGGCCGCCTGAGCGTCGTCGGTACCGGCATTCGCCCGGGCGGCCATCTCACCCGTGAAACGCAGCATGTCATCGCTGCCGCCGACCGCGTCTTCACGGTGGTCGACGGGCTGACCCTCGAGCGCCTGCGAGAAATCAATGCCGGCATCGAATCGCTGCAGGACAGCTACGCCGTCGGACGGCAGCGCGACGACAGTTATGCCGAGATGGTGCGGCGAATCCTCGCTCCGCTCGAGGAAGGCCGGCATGTCTGCGCCGCCTTCTACGGCCATCCCGGCGTCTTCGTCTGGCCGGCCCACGAAGCCGTGCGCCAGGCGCGCGCGGCCGGCTACCGTGCCGTGATGTATCCCGGCATCTCGGCCGAGGACTGCCTGTTCGCCGACCTCGGGCTCGACCCGGCCGTCCACGGCTGCCAGAGTTTCGAGGCCACCGATTTCCTGCTCCACGCGCGCCGCTTCGACCCGACCGCGGCATTGATCCTGTGGCAGCCGATCACCCTCGGCGATCTCGGTCGCAAGGCCTTCGAACACGATCCGGAGTGGGTCCGCGTTCTGGCCGAAGTTCTGGGCGAGACCTACCCGGCCGAGCATCCAGTCACGATTTACGAGGCCGCGGTCTTTCCCCTTGACGAAGCCCGCATTGAGCCCGTGCCACTCAATCGGCTGCACGAGGCGCGCTTCACCCAGGCATCGACCCTGTACCTGCCGCCGGCGGGCGCGCCCGAGTTGAGCGCCGAACGGCTCGAACGGCTTGGTGTGCGAGCTTCCGATCTGGTCCTGGGCGCCTATCAGCAGTATCGGCGGGGCAACTAG
- a CDS encoding NAD(P)/FAD-dependent oxidoreductase, giving the protein MKQAKITIIGAGVSGLYAAWRLLEAGHDSASLTVLEATDRIGGRLWSLRMQPDSTLPAELGGMFFNDRQPLVYGLCSRALDLPKEPVAPEPDFAWLRATRFRIAEFADPKKQPYNLAPDEQGLSYYQLLDLACTRIAPDIKKLWPNDPDGSREQTLDYLKQHEFDGRPLWRWGFWNLLSRVISNEAWLALRGMISSNALLSNWNGFDAMVAVVVEQSGQWFRLTHGYQHLPERLAEVLEQAGVAVLKGHVVERVERDGKGLRLMVDSKEGTSAVGTDRLVLAVPKLALSALVDASPDLRQGGLTTTMDSVDSVPNCKIFLTFDKPWWRDVPDGPGRIGRGSYGVSHTDLPMRQCYYLGVDKGSGQALMLASYPDTDAVSFWRALTPDSGRGAELASDLSPVALTEIRRELSEMHGVDVPQPTAGRFIDWTHWPYGGGWHNWLPGWKSWEVTESMCAPITGLPVHLCGETYSTAQGWVEGALQTTEDMLQRCFHLSAPDWLNS; this is encoded by the coding sequence ATGAAACAAGCAAAGATCACGATTATTGGCGCCGGTGTATCCGGCCTGTATGCCGCCTGGCGCCTGCTCGAAGCCGGGCACGATTCTGCCAGTCTGACCGTGCTGGAGGCCACTGATCGCATCGGCGGCCGGCTGTGGTCCCTGCGCATGCAGCCCGACAGCACCCTTCCGGCCGAACTCGGCGGCATGTTCTTCAACGACCGGCAGCCGCTGGTCTATGGGCTGTGCAGCCGGGCGCTTGACCTGCCGAAGGAGCCAGTCGCACCCGAGCCCGACTTTGCCTGGCTGCGCGCAACGCGCTTCCGGATCGCCGAGTTCGCCGACCCGAAGAAGCAGCCCTACAACCTGGCGCCGGATGAGCAGGGGCTGAGCTATTACCAGTTGCTCGATCTGGCCTGCACCCGGATCGCTCCCGACATCAAGAAGTTGTGGCCGAACGATCCCGACGGTAGCCGTGAGCAGACACTCGACTACCTCAAGCAGCACGAGTTCGACGGCCGGCCGCTGTGGCGCTGGGGCTTCTGGAACCTGCTCTCGCGCGTGATCAGCAACGAGGCCTGGCTCGCACTGCGCGGCATGATCAGCTCCAATGCGCTGCTGTCGAACTGGAACGGCTTCGACGCCATGGTCGCCGTCGTGGTCGAACAAAGCGGTCAGTGGTTTCGGCTCACGCACGGCTACCAGCACCTGCCCGAGCGGCTGGCGGAAGTGCTCGAGCAAGCCGGCGTGGCGGTGCTCAAAGGTCATGTCGTCGAGCGTGTCGAACGCGACGGCAAGGGGCTGCGCCTGATGGTCGATTCGAAGGAGGGCACGAGCGCGGTCGGCACCGACCGCCTGGTTCTGGCCGTGCCGAAGCTCGCGCTGAGTGCGCTCGTCGATGCCAGTCCCGATTTGCGTCAGGGTGGTCTGACCACAACCATGGACTCGGTCGACAGCGTACCCAACTGCAAGATCTTCCTGACTTTCGACAAGCCATGGTGGCGGGACGTGCCCGACGGCCCGGGCCGCATCGGGCGCGGTTCCTATGGCGTGTCGCATACCGACCTGCCCATGCGCCAGTGCTACTACCTGGGCGTGGACAAGGGTTCGGGCCAGGCCTTGATGCTGGCCAGCTATCCCGACACCGATGCGGTCAGTTTCTGGCGTGCGCTGACGCCCGACAGCGGGCGCGGTGCCGAGTTGGCGAGTGATCTCAGCCCGGTCGCACTCACCGAAATCCGACGCGAGCTGAGCGAAATGCATGGCGTCGATGTGCCCCAGCCCACGGCCGGGCGCTTCATCGACTGGACGCACTGGCCTTACGGCGGCGGCTGGCACAACTGGCTGCCCGGCTGGAAGAGCTGGGAAGTGACCGAATCGATGTGTGCCCCGATCACCGGACTGCCCGTCCATCTTTGCGGCGAGACCTACAGCACGGCCCAGGGTTGGGTCGAGGGTGCGCTGCAGACCACCGAAGACATGCTGCAACGATGCTTCCATTTATCGGCGCCCGACTGGCTCAATTCCTGA